CGAGATAAGCGGCATAAGGAATAACAAAAAGGCTGTATATGAAAGATAATCCCATACACAGCCTTGTTGAAAAGAACTATTATATTATAAAAATCAATCTTGCGAGGAAGCGTAAAAAAACTGTGTCACTTGTTTTCACATTCTTCCGCACGCAGCTAACATGATTAGCAGTAACCAATATATCACCAAAGTAAGGGATATTTTTCAGAATCTTCTTCCGCTTTTAATTTGATGAGTAAGACAGCATTCTTATCTCTTTCGATGGATACCAGGAAATTCCCAAAGTAACCTTCATATTCGTATTATGTCCGCCCTTTGTTCCCGGAATCCAGTTTGGCATACCATTAATCATTCGCATGGCCGCCTCATCCATTGATACCAATACGCGTTTCTTATAAACAGCATTGGAAATGCTTCCACTTGATGTTACGGTAAAAGTTATCCGTATCTCCCCATGCCCGGCACTTTCTATTGCAGGTGCTCCGGGTCTCCGATAATTGCTGAGATAAGTTTTAACCGCATCCGTCATTCTGGGTGGAGTTACCTTATTGCCGGCCTCCACCTGTTTTTCATACTCAGCCTTCACTATATTGTGCAGAGAACGGGCATCTTCATATCCTGCCGCCACAAGTTTTTCCAAAATGGCAAGAGATTGCTGCATGGGCGAACCACTCACTACCACTGCACCCGAATAAAGTATCTCCGCCACCCGCAGCTTGGTCGGATTATCATATTTCCCATCCCCTTTAGCGTACCATTCGTATGCTTTCTTCTTATTTATATCTGTTCCTACGCCGTCATAATACATATCTCCAATGTTGGTATATAACCATTTTTCTCCATGATTGGCAGCTCTTTCCGCATAAGCCAAGGCTCCGGACAAATCCTTTTCAGTGCCTTCCCCAAGTTGTTTTGCATTATAAACCCAATATTCCCCATCGCTATTATTCTGTTCGGCTGCCTTCATAAAATAGGTGTAAGCTGTATTCAGATTTTGGGTTACGCCATGTCCCTCTCGATAGAGTCGTCCGATATTCGTCAGACAAGGGGCATAATTGCGTGCCTCTCCCTTTTTATAAAGGTTCAAGGCAATGGCGTAGTTCTTTTCTACTCCTTTTCCACGCTCATACATATAGCCCAGGAAATCCAAAGCAGCCAAACTTCCATTCTTTGCAGCTCGCTGAAAGTAAGGCAGCGCCGCCTGATAATTCTCATTTTTATAAAGACGAATACCTGTTTCGGTATCATAATCATTCTGCGCAACCACCACCATTGCGCATAAAGTACATATAACTGTCAATAATATTTTCTTCATTTTTCTATTTAGTATTAAAAGGATATAGACACCCAGGTTTTCAACGTGGCAGGCGAGCCTCCTTTAGTTCCCGGTATCCAGCGTGGCATTATTTTAACCACCCGGCGGGCTTCCGTATCAAGATTGGAATGTAGGTGTGTAGATTCAATATAATCAATATTGCCATTTTCATCTACATAGAAAGAAACATTGACACTGCCATGTACCCCGAAACGGTCACCCAACGAAGCATTCAAATTTTTCTTGATAAATGCCTTCATAGCACTATCTCCACCAGGGAAGCGAGGTGCAACCTCCACGTTTGCCGCTGCATCTACCTCTGTATAGATTTCGTTCGCTGCTGTATAACCACCTTTTTTCAATTGTTGGAGCAGCTTCAAAGACTTCTGTAAATCTTTTCCAGTTCCATTTCCCTTATAGTAAAGAATGGCAAGACACATCTTTCCGTCATTGTTCAAACAGTCCTTTTCTGAAGCCATTGCTAATGCCCGATAAGCTTTTCCCCAATCTTTTCGTTGAAAATATGCTATTCCCATGTAGTTATAGGCATCGTTATATCCAAATGATACAGCCTTGTCATAGTATTCAAAAGCTTTATCTGTGTCTGGCGAAGCAACTCCACGCCCACTATAGTAACAAGATGCAAGCAAAGCACAGGCATGACCGCTACGAAGCGAAACAGCCTTTGTCCATAGACGACATGCTTCCTCCAGATTTGCTTTTACATTGAAATAATAAAGACCCAAGCAGACCAATCCTGGGGCATGATTCTTTTGGATAGCCTTATTATACATGTTCATCATAATTTTCTCATCCTTCGCTACTCCCCAACCTTCGCCATACATCTGTCCCAAGGCAACCACGGCTTCAAGGCTGCCTGACTTTGCGGCACGCTGCAAATAGGGCAAAGCCTCCGAATAGGAACTTTTATTGAACAGGCTCATGCCGGTTCTTTCATCGTAGGCGCTTTGCGCCACTGCCGCCACAGTACATAGCAGAAATACCCACGTACAAATAATATATCTCATAACGAATGTCCTTTCTTTTATTCTCAATATTCACTCCAGCCCGTATCTACCCGTGGAAGGCTATCGTCACTTGCATAGATTGTGATGTAACCGGGACCTGCTGATATCTTTATGCGTTGCCCTGAAGCACGCTTCCCGTCATTTCCTCCCAATGAGCTTATCAAAGCATCATACAAGGGACGGGTATTCTTTTTCTCCTTTACTTGCAGATGCAAAGTCATATAGTCTATCTTGGCAGTCGGTTTATCCACCGCAGTCTGTCCCCACCATCCGTCTGAAACCATTTCGTAGAAAGTGCCGTGAGCTTCGAGTGTATAGGATGAATCCCGTCAAATTGAGGATTTGCCACAAACTTGCCTTTCTTGTCTATCAGTCCCCACTTATCGTTTGTCCACACCCAAGCTGCCTTTTCCACAAATGCAACAACTCCTTCAAACTGAGGATTGATTTCTATCTTTCCCGATGTATTGACATAACCGCCCTTCTTTCCCATGACAACAACCGCCAAATCCGAATGATAGAACGGATAAGCCCCTTGAAACTGTGGATTGATAATAATCTTACCTTTTCCGTCACACCAGCCATACGAATCCCCCATTTTTATTACATACCGGTCACCGTCTGCTTTCATTTCCGCAAATTGGGGATTAATCACATACTTGCCGGACTTATCGATAACTCCGTACATATCGCCCGACTTAACAATCGCCTTTCCATTCAAAAAGAAAGAGGCTGCATCAAACTGGCAGTTTATCACGTTTTTCCCTTTCTTGTTCACATATCCGTATTTCCAATCCTTATTTCGCACAGCAGCCAGCCCATCTACGAAATTTGTCTCAAAAGACATACCTTCGGGCAACTCAAAAACCTTCTTTCCGTCTTTATCGATTACCCAACCTCTCTCATTGTCATCTTCCACAATTGCCAATCCTTCGGAATAGTTATAGACGTACCGTGCCTGCTTCAACGTAAAGAGGGAACGTCCTTTCGTGTCTATCAATTCCGGTGCTCCCATAGGTTTCACCACCCAAGCCCTGTCTTCATAGAAATCCGTTGCGCCACTGTACTGAGGACTTATCACATATTTGCCCGATTTATCTATAAATCCGGCTTTTCCGTCAGCCCGCACTTTCGCCAGTCCATCTGCAAAGCAGGATACATTGTCAAACTGAGGATTAATCATATATTCTCCTTTCGCATTGATAAATCCCCACTTATCACCCTGCTTTACGGGCATCAATGAGTAATCCACGTCACTATCATAACCGGAGGAGCAAGAAGCCAACAGGACGATTGCCAAAAGCAATTTCATTCCCAAATAAGTAAAATGTCTCATAATTGTTTTATTGTTGATTAATATTCTATTTTCATTGTTTGGCAGGTACTCTGACTTCTCCGTCAATAGTCAAAGAACCATCATCACGGTTGAATTTCAATGTCATTTCAAGGGGAGCCTCTTCCGGATAATCGGCAAAACGCCGTTGCACTTTTGCATAATCCTTATTTATTTCAATGATAGAATCGATGACATAATAAGCATCATCCACGCTGCTATAAATGCCATACCCATAACATTCCTGTCCCATAAATTCATTGTCCTGAGGTGCTTTAATTTTCTTATACAGGCTCAATTTATAATATAGAGTAGAAAAGTCCTCACCATTCTTATCGGTGTATTCCCATTCGCCATTAAAAGGCTTGTCATCCGGTATCAGATGAAAAGTATAGTCCATATTCTTGATATAGACAGCCTTTGTTTCGGGATAATAGACAAGCGTGTCTATCGACAAATCTTCCCAACCTCCCGCCGACACCACTCTATAAGAATTATGTCCCAGATAACGCACCGAATCTATATCATAATGATAGATACGGGAAATATTGGAGAAGTCCATCCAACCATAACTCTTTCCATTTCCACTCGGCAAATCATTGTCCGCTGTAAAAGTCCGTTCGGAAAGGTTCAGTTCCATACAATAAACTATGCCGTCCACTTCTTCCATCTGCCCTCTGAACGAGGGGTCTTTAATCGCAGACATTTCCCAGCGTCCTTGCAAGGGTTCGGGAATATCCTGTTCCTGCACGGCGATGCTGTCGGACCCCGCCGCGCTCTCGCCTTGCTTCTTAGAGGAACAACCGGCAAACATCAACAGCACACACAGTGCCGAGCAAAAACACATCATTCTTTTTCCTAAAGCATTCATACTTGTATATTATTTAAGGTTACACATTCATCCTCTCACCACTTCACTTCCGCAAACATAACCTTCTTGGTCTGCGGATTCCAAGGTTCCGAACTGCTGATAATCCATTCCCAGCGTTGCAGATAGACGGCTTCATCCTTGATACCGGGAATCACGACACGGCATTTCACTTTCGCGCCTTTCAAGAAAGAGACGGAACTGCCACCCGTAACGAAAGTATTGGAATCTCCTACATAAACCTTCGTGTAGGATCCGGAATAGCTGTTGCCTTTATCATCCAACGAACCGGACTTGTCGCGATTGAACCACACTCGCCAGTCCTCCCGATTATTGGTCATCGTAAACTGGAACTCAACGGTATCGACATTCTTCAGGCAGGACAGAAATTCTATCTTCACCTCGGAATCGCAAGAGGTAATCTCCTTGCAAGAGCCTTTCTTGTCGGAACCGCCTTCGCCGCCCCCTTCGCCGCCTTCTTCCTTGTCGCCGAACAGCACGTTGACTTCAAGCGGAACGGACGCTCCGTCGGCTTCCACAAGCAGGTTCGTGGTCTCGTCTTTAGTAATCTTCTCGCGGCTCAGGGTGAGCACCACCGCACTGTTTTTGCCTTGCCCTGTGCTGCCGGATGCCGGAGTTATAGACATAAAGTACCGCCGCACCGCCTATGCAGGCATTACGCACGTTCTCCCAATTGTCCGCCCTCGTGTTGTAAGTTTGCTGGTGCTTGGGCTGCTCGTGCATTTTCTTGACGTAGGAGCTGCGCAGGTTATCGGAAACAATGATGCCGGCAGCAAGCGCCACTTCTCCACCCAGAATGCAAAGCCCCTTCACGGTGCTACCCTTGTACATTTGTCCCCAACCGGGCACAATAAGCGAGCGCATCATGCCCCGCGCACCATATTTACGCGTGAAACGCAGACGGTCGAACTGCGGGACGGGCGTATCAGCCACCCCGAACAATACGTAGCAATGGTATCGGCTGCCACCGGGATAGTATAGTAGATGTACTCCCAATATTCGTCGTACTTGGTGGAGGTCACGTTGATTTCCTCATCCTTTATCTTATAGTGGAAATTGTAAACGGAAGCTGTATTTATCTGCCCGTTGCGGTCTTCCGTACGAATGTCGGTTTCCGCCTCACCGCTGATTTTCCAAGACTGCCCGATGTAGCGCGAAAGAACTGTCAGACACTCTTGACGGGCGCCTTCCAAGGTTTCGCTTTCAGCTTCCGCCAACTGATAATGAAAGGTTGAATTGGTGGTTTTAGGCGTTTTGTCCGTCAACCATGCGGGGCGTGTCTTGTCCGATTTCCGAATCACCGTCTGTGCCCGGACACCGGGAGAAGCCAGGAAGCAGCACGCCAGAAGAAGAACGGCCGCAAGGCCGGTTCTAAAGTCTGATTTTTTCATACGAATATACAATGTTTATACTTATTTATTACAGAAACAAGACGACTATAAAATATATATCACCCTACAATAATACTGATTATAAATAACATTACGCAATATTTTTCATGAAAACATTGTTACTTTTCTTTGCTTGTCACGGAAAACCGTGACAAAACATTTCAACTAAAATCTCTCTTAACACATAATGTATAGATTAAAGAGATGCAAAAGCCGGAAACATGCCCCGCTTGCCTCCGGTTCTCTATTTTGAACAATATGACAATATTTTTCACAACTCCGAATAAAAGGGGAAACAAAAGAGAAAAAAACAGCAAGGAGTAAACTCATAATGTGTATATTTGCAGCACATCATAATTTATTTAACAAGAAGAACAAAACCGGAAAGGTTACTGCTCTACAAAGAACATGTATTACTTCAGTATCAAACTCCATGCTTTAGCCCTCCGTAGGGTATCAAAGGCCAGACAACCCATCGAATCATTTTTCAACGGGCTGAATGAGAAAACAAATATTCAAAAAGCGATGAAAGTCAGATCAACATCTGAACTTCTCGTACATACGATGGGTAAAATTGCCATCGCATTTATTTATCAATTTATCTAATTTTTTAAAACAAGAATCGGAGTTCAACTGCTGATTCGCATTAATTATATAACTTATTCAGCCAATCTACAAAAATCTTTGCCTGTTCAGCATCCGGATTCAAAATGTGAGCAGTAATAGCCTGCCCTATAGGTTTCCCGGGTTCATCTTGCCATGCCAAGAATGTATGTATTTTAGCTTTAGAGCGATGAACTTGTTTATAACGTTGGATTCCCGTCGATTCCAATTCGGACAATATCGCTTCAGATTTCAGAAACAAAGAATCTCCTGCCGGAATCATATTTAAGGCAAAGTCCTCCAACATCCCTTTCAAAGTGTTGTCAGGCATAATCCAGATGCCTACAATCGCATCATAGTCATTCACCGGATGCAATATCAAGCCATCGGGAGACAGCTCCAAACCGTCACAATCATATTTGCCACTTCCCTTCAATACATCCACCAATTGTTTCCACCGTTTCTCTATATCCACATCAGCATCAAGCACAATTCCTATACGCTGATAAGCTAAGGGATTGGTAAGCGCAAGCCTGAATAATCCGACAACATTTTCTACGCTTTCACAGGGTTTAATATTGAAATTCTGGTTCACATGGTGACAGCCACATAAAGAAGAAATAACATGAAGATCATTTTTCCCCTCAACAAACAAATAATAAGAGAAACTCTCTTTTAGCTTACTCATATCTCTATCGTATTTCAACATCATTTTGTGCTATGAATCCCATTGCCTTCTCATCATTATAGTTTACGGCAACAATATCTCCGTTTCTATTATCCAGACGGATAATCTGCCCTTGTTTTTCTTTATTTACAGCAATGAAACTGTCTATACAATCCCGGCTATGCGAAGAGACAAACACTTGAATATTCATTTTTTGAGAAAGCATGAAGATAATTTCCCACAACCGGTTCTGTACTGTATAGTGAAGTCCCGTTTCAAATTCATCCAATAAGAAAACACCGTCCTTGCAATTGACCAAGGCAAGAATTATTGCAAGAATTCTGTTGATACCATCACCCATCGAACTCAGACGGACACGTTCACCCGTACCCTTTAAAGTAACAAAAGGAACACGCCGATTGGAATATTCATTTTCATTCAAGAAGTTCAGCCGGTCAATTCCGGGTTCTATAATACGCAAAGCTTCCAAAACATATTCTTCTCTGTCGGACAAGGATATACGGTCGAAAAGCAAAACACTTCTTCGAAGATAAAAATCCCCTGCCAATACATATTCAAATGGTATTTTATCCTTCACATTACCCAAAACGCTACGCTGAAAGAAAGGTATTATCACAGGAGAACCAGAACCGGAGAACACTTCCAAGCCGTCACCTATATACTGAAATGAATGATTATTTGATTCGATATCTGCATCATTATAAGTCCAACGTTTGGTCTGCAATTCTCTCTGTTCCTCGGCTATATGTACAAGCCTGATGTTCACCTTATCATGCTGCTCACCAATGGAGATAGCCGTAGAATCCGTAAAGTCCATCTTACGCCCAACAAACAAAGAACTATAATGTTCCAACAAGACCTTAGCTGAATCCACTTCTCCTTTAGTGAAATCCACATTCACCATTTCTCCCCTGAAATCCAAAATCGTTTTCAGCCACTCGTCATTCCCGTTTGCCAAATAAATGGAAACAGCTTCCAGCAACGTAGATTTCCCCACATTGTTGCGCCCCACTATCAGGTTGACCCGGGCGAGTGAATCAAGCGACAGCTCTCTTAGGTTCTTATAGTTTTTGATATACAACGACTTCATATTCCAAAGCTTTTTGTTTACTGCAAAATAAAGAAATTATTTTGAGATAGCCCTCATTTAAAGACTTTTTCATGCAACCTTCCACAAAAAGAAACCGCATGGAAATGCTTCCATACGGTTTTTTGTTATTAAAAGGATAGAATTCTATACTCAATGTAAATCAATTCTCATAAACTAAATATATTTCGTTCGTACTGAAATTTATTTCCCAACTACCATTTTCTGACTTTTCCCATTGATATTGGTTTGCCATACAATCCCACCAATTCTGAAATTTTCGTCCAGTCTCTCCCAAGTCTTTTACCAGTTTCTCATACAAAGCTTCATTATCTATTGTCACAATCTTTGCCAATTCATTCAAGCCATTGCGGCGTTCAAAAAGAGTTTGAATCTCTATTTTCTCTTCTTCCGTAACGGTTCCAACTAATTTTTTCATAACTTATTTCATTTTAAATCTTTTCGTATATCAAATGGGTCTAAATAACTTAGTTCCTTTATCTCCTTATTTGAAAAGCAATCTTTAAATCGGCGTATCTCCTGCAATAAATCACGCGATACATTCCGTTCCAGATGTGCAGTCACACACTGTTCATGCGAAGGGGTATTTACTTCTAACGTCATTTTACTGTTCAACCAAATGCAACGTTTGCATTGATAAGCATCGCAATGCCGACAAAGAGGTGCATATTCCAGACGATACAATTGAGGATTTTTTATGGAAAGCCCTTTGTCAAGGCTACCGATGGGATAACCATTACCCGACAAATAAAATGCAGGACATGTATAGAAATTCCCATCCGGTGCTAATGTCACACTTTCCCATCCGGCATTACAATTGTTCATGGCATCAAGCATCATGCGGTCAGTCAACAGATTCAGTTGAGGCATTGCCCCTTTTTGACATAAATCACTCAGCGATGGGATAAATGTCTCCAATGCTGATTTATAAATATCAAAATCTGTCTCTGTAAAGGTTTCTACATCTGTCAATATAACGTTCAAACGAGCAACCTGAGTCAACACTCCCTCTATTTTGTCATGACAATCAAAGAAATCTTTCTTTCCCGTTCTCAACACATAAACTCTATCTTTATTCAAACGGCAGGTCATTAAATCCTCCCAACAATCCATCACAACAATATCTGCTTCCTTGCTACAAACCGCAGGCATAATTTTGCAATGAAACATTGTTTCAATGGCAGTTGTGTATTCTTGCGGCAATTCATAAGCAGGATAGACGAACTGGAGCATCAAGTTCTCCTTCATCGCCCAAAGAATGGCGGCTTCAAGATCCGATAAACTGATTCGTTTACATTCAGTCTTCGGATTGTCATAATGGCAATAAGAGACAGCGGTATCGTCCAATAGAACAACTAAATATTTCAGCATAACGTCATTTTATTGGTATTATATTTTTCGTCTGCTTCTTGCCTATAACGAAGTTTACTCCAATAGTAGTTATTGGCTCGTACTCGTGCTTTATGCATCTTGCAGATAGCGGTAGAACGCTGATAAATAGTTGGCGTATCGGCTGCATCATAATTCTCGCCCTGACACCACGCACAACCACTCGCCACTTCACAATCAATGCACTCCTGTGTACTCTGGGTACAGCGATCCAACATAAGAAAAGGGCGTAGCTTATTCTTATCAATACCATCATGAATATTTCCAATAATCCAAGCTTTCTTGTTACGCAGAGAGTATTGTGCAAAACGAGTACAAGGATAGAAGTTTCCGTTTGCATCTACGGCAAGCATCATTCCTGCGCCGCACCAGTTCTGATTCTGTAATTTGCAATCTAACGGAACACCGAGATGTTCACTGAAAAAAGAACAGGCGTAGTCCTGGTAATAACCTTCATCAATGATAGTGTCCGCCAACAGCAGCAACTGTTCTTCAAACAAGGCATCATCTCCTGTTTTCCAAACGTCCTCGAACACACAGTTTATATTCACCTGATGGATTCCTAACGCATAAAGATGAAGAACACTTTCTTTTATATAAGGTATATCGGCACTGCTGATGGTGACTTTCGTACTTGCATCAGGAAATTGCGACAACCATAAAGGAATATTACGCACTACATCTTGATATGATCCTTTCCCGCTTGCCTTATACACCCGATTGATATCATGCTTCAGTTCTGTTCCATCAATGGTAATGCCAATGCTGAGATGGTTCTTATTCTTGTCTATAAACCGCTGGACTTTTTCTTCATGGTAGTTGATGCCATTGGTAGAGAAGCTGAAACGATAAGAATTAAACCAATGATGGTGCTTCTTAAACTGTTCCATCTTGATATAATCACAAATTCTGTCTATCAGATCTATCTCTAAAAAAGGTTCTCCACCAATAAAATCCCATACTACCGACTCCTCCGCAAAGTCATTCTCATGATTGAGAATATAGTCAACAGCCTGCTTGGCTACTTCCCAAGGCATTCGCTCATTTGAGTTCTTTCCTACGAGATAGCAATATTTGCAGGCAAGTTGGCAATCTTTGGTGACGATAAAAGTGATGGATTTAGCCATTCCACCTTTCCATACATCATTTGTTTTAATTCGAATCATATTTATTTCAGTCATTCATTTGCATACAAATATGGGTACATGAATGTAAACAATACTGTTCGCATCTTCCTAAGCAAGTGTTGACACATTGCCCTTGGCAAGTTCTGTCACAAGTAATACGACATGAGACGCTACAGCCCGTCCTGCAAGTCGCGTCACAATTCTGCGCACATCCCCGGTTACAACTGTTACCGCAACCAGAACAAGAAGACGAAGTTGCAGAGTCCTTGCAATTATTACCACAGTTATCCTTACAACCATTAGTGCAATTTGTACTGCAGTCAGAACAGGAAGAGGACTTGGCTGTATCATTACATCCTGTATTACAACCATCTTTACACGTATTCTTACATCCATCTCCACAACCACCTTGTGCTGTTCCTACACAACTGCTGCTACAAGATGAGCCACAGCCGCTTTGTGCAGTTCCAGTACAACTATTGTTACAGCCAAGAGGTTCATCATCCTTTCCACAACTATCCAGTATGGGGAGAACAGTAATAAGCCCTAAGAATGGAATAGTTCGCTTGAGGGCTTCTTTGAAAAATTCCCGACGTGAAATTCCCATATTTTGTTTTATATCAAATTATTAAAGAACATACCAATCACTTGCTCGCATTATATAATGATAGCAAATATTATTATCAATATTGGTAAATCGAATATCCGTCTCACTGGAAAAATAGATATAAGTATTAGCTCCCGAATATTCCAGTTTTCCACCATCTTTCTTAAAATAGAATTTTCCACTCCCATTTTCAATATACATTGATGAAACGTAATCAGCCGTCTTCGCCAAATACCCTCCACCAGTCATATCTACTTTATAAGTACCTTTAGGTATTATTTCATAAGTCATGTCGAAAAAAAGAGTATAAAGTGTCATATGTACAGGATATGTTTCTTCCGTCGTTGAATACCTGGTATATTTATTGGTTATCTTGAATTCATTGCCAAGGGTTTGTACCGACACCTCATCACCATAATATTCCACACTTGAATTTTTCAGAGAATATGCTCTTATATAATAAGTGGTTGCACCTTTTAACCCGGACAAAGTCAAATACAATTTTCCACCTACCTCAGTTGCAGTTGTTACATTGTCTGTAATACTGGGATTAGGAGAGGTACCATAACAAATATCAATTTTGCTTACTCCGCTCGGAGCTGCAGACTTAAGTAAAATCTTATCTGCATAGATGTCCGTAGTTTCGAAATGTGTCTTTAGGATTCCCATCGTTTTAAAATCGTCTTGTTCTCCATAGTAATACTTTCCATTAATTTTCGCGAATATCCGAACATAATAAGTAGTCTCAGGCTTCAATTCATTCAATGTATATCCGATAGTACTACCCGAAATAATCACTTTCGTATTATCAATTGTCGGCATTGCTGATGTAGAATAACAGATGCCCACTTCCTCAGTCTGCATGCCGAAAGTTTTAATTGTAGCACTTATATAAGCGGCATTTGAAGTAATAGAAGATATTTGAGGGGCAGAGATTTCTGCAGCAGCTTCAGTAGTAAACGTAGTCTGATCTCCATACTTGGCAGCACCATCCAATATAGCATATATGCGAACAAAATAAGTAGTACTTGCTTCCAACTTGGTCATTGCATAAGAGAGGCTCTCGCCGGACAAAGCTATCTTTTTATCATTTACCGTTGGCGATTGAGCAGTAGAATAGCAAATGCCGACTTCTC
Above is a window of Bacteroides helcogenes P 36-108 DNA encoding:
- a CDS encoding Ig-like domain-containing protein encodes the protein MLKREKFSSGLVVHISAKIVSLFCLLLFLGCSKSDDNEVVTPDIALNKSELTLEKGKTERLIASFTPTETLNKGHVWSSSAPGIAMVDESGMVTAVESGEAVVTATALVGKKKATCKVTVVAKVVNVTGVSIKPTEATMVAGDELTLEATVVPENATNKSVIWSSGDGKIATVDAATGKVTAVSEGKVSIKATTKDGDKAASCQITVVNKGVEISKPEVSDVTSISAVVSGTVKALGVKLGEVGICYSTAQSPTVNDKKIALSGESLSYAMTKLEASTTYFVRIYAILDGAAKYGDQTTFTTEAAAEISAPQISSITSNAAYISATIKTFGMQTEEVGICYSTSAMPTIDNTKVIISGSTIGYTLNELKPETTYYVRIFAKINGKYYYGEQDDFKTMGILKTHFETTDIYADKILLKSAAPSGVSKIDICYGTSPNPSITDNVTTATEVGGKLYLTLSGLKGATTYYIRAYSLKNSSVEYYGDEVSVQTLGNEFKITNKYTRYSTTEETYPVHMTLYTLFFDMTYEIIPKGTYKVDMTGGGYLAKTADYVSSMYIENGSGKFYFKKDGGKLEYSGANTYIYFSSETDIRFTNIDNNICYHYIMRASDWYVL